One part of the Streptomyces lydicus genome encodes these proteins:
- a CDS encoding HAD domain-containing protein, translating to MTAEGPSVRPLLFLDVDGPLLPFGGPTPSRSGGSQGLPIEASPLLARIDPGVGRRLAALGYELVWATTWGEEANECIAPRIGLPPLEVIHWPEPSAAEERDVPAGRHWKTRPIVAWAAGRAFAWVDDEITRADHAWVAAHHAGPALLRQVDPRVGLTADDLDVLASWAEALGDTT from the coding sequence ATGACCGCAGAGGGCCCCTCCGTTCGGCCGTTGCTCTTCCTCGATGTCGACGGGCCGCTGCTGCCCTTCGGAGGGCCGACGCCGAGCCGGTCCGGCGGATCGCAGGGTCTGCCCATCGAGGCGAGCCCGCTGCTGGCACGGATCGATCCCGGCGTGGGACGGCGGCTGGCAGCGCTCGGCTACGAGTTGGTCTGGGCGACGACATGGGGGGAGGAGGCGAACGAGTGCATCGCGCCCCGGATCGGGTTGCCGCCGCTTGAAGTCATCCATTGGCCGGAGCCGTCAGCGGCGGAGGAGCGTGACGTGCCGGCCGGGCGCCATTGGAAGACGCGGCCGATCGTTGCGTGGGCCGCCGGGCGGGCGTTCGCGTGGGTCGATGACGAGATCACGCGCGCGGATCACGCGTGGGTCGCCGCTCATCATGCCGGGCCGGCGCTGCTGCGGCAGGTGGATCCCCGCGTCGGCCTGACCGCCGACGACCTGGACGTCCTCGCCTCGTGGGCCGAGGCCCTCGGCGACACGACGTGA
- a CDS encoding DUF2945 domain-containing protein, whose product MSKKHDLGKGDEVAWESHGHKVTGKVKKKITDRVEAAGRTVDASRDDPQYEVESDKSGRTAVHKPSALRKKKRNS is encoded by the coding sequence ATGTCGAAGAAGCACGATCTCGGAAAGGGCGACGAGGTGGCGTGGGAGAGCCATGGCCACAAGGTGACGGGGAAGGTGAAGAAGAAGATCACCGATCGTGTTGAAGCGGCCGGACGGACCGTCGACGCCTCGCGGGACGACCCGCAGTACGAGGTGGAGAGCGACAAGTCCGGCCGTACCGCCGTCCACAAGCCGAGTGCCCTGCGTAAGAAGAAGCGGAATTCCTGA